A window of Pseudodesulfovibrio hydrargyri contains these coding sequences:
- a CDS encoding mannose-1-phosphate guanylyltransferase/mannose-6-phosphate isomerase, with product MLQPVILCGGEGTRLWPLSRTLYPKQFIEVSEGRVLFADAVSRCMSLPKAAEPIVVCNTEHRFLVAEQLRRLGTSGRMVLEPFGRNTAPAAAVAALMEHGGDPVLLVMPADHSIAEGEAFARAVALGYERAKQGRFVCFGVVPDHPHTGYGYIRKGQAASEGVFSVDSFVEKPGREAAEEYVRSGEYLWNSGIFLFKASNYLDALAAHAPGILKSCRTAVENSYRDLDFIRLGEEEFGQCPSDSIDYAVMEKVDGIEVVPLDMAWRDLGSWKSLHDMHPSDEAGNSLLGDVVAEDTGNCYVRSSGRLVVTLGLRDTTVVETTDAVFVAANDKLDNMKSVIRRLKDAGRPETEAHKIVYRPWGSFESISADDRFQVKRIIVKPGEVLSLQKHFHRAEHWVVVKGTARIVNGDNESILCEDESTYIPLGNIHRLENPGKIPLELIEVQTGSYLGEDDIVRLEDKYKR from the coding sequence ATGTTGCAGCCAGTCATTCTTTGCGGCGGGGAAGGCACCCGCCTGTGGCCCCTGTCCCGGACCCTGTACCCCAAGCAGTTCATCGAGGTGTCCGAAGGACGCGTGCTCTTCGCCGACGCCGTGTCGCGCTGCATGTCCCTGCCCAAGGCCGCCGAGCCCATCGTGGTCTGCAACACCGAGCACCGTTTCCTGGTGGCCGAGCAGCTGCGCAGGCTCGGCACGTCCGGGCGCATGGTCCTGGAGCCCTTCGGGCGCAACACCGCACCGGCCGCGGCCGTGGCCGCCCTCATGGAGCATGGCGGCGACCCGGTTCTGCTGGTCATGCCCGCGGACCACTCCATCGCCGAGGGCGAAGCCTTTGCCCGGGCCGTGGCCCTGGGCTATGAGCGGGCCAAGCAGGGGCGCTTCGTCTGTTTCGGCGTGGTCCCGGACCACCCCCACACCGGGTACGGCTACATCCGCAAGGGGCAGGCCGCGTCCGAGGGCGTGTTTTCCGTGGACAGCTTCGTGGAAAAGCCCGGGCGCGAGGCGGCCGAGGAGTACGTGCGGTCGGGCGAGTATCTCTGGAACAGCGGCATCTTCCTGTTCAAGGCATCCAACTACCTGGACGCCCTGGCCGCCCACGCCCCCGGCATCCTCAAGAGCTGCCGGACGGCCGTGGAGAACAGCTACCGGGACCTGGACTTCATCCGGCTGGGCGAGGAGGAGTTCGGGCAGTGCCCGTCGGATTCCATCGACTACGCGGTCATGGAAAAGGTGGACGGCATCGAGGTGGTCCCCCTGGACATGGCCTGGCGCGATCTCGGCTCCTGGAAGAGCCTGCACGACATGCACCCGAGCGACGAGGCGGGGAACAGCCTGCTCGGCGACGTGGTGGCCGAGGACACCGGCAACTGCTACGTGCGCTCGTCGGGCCGTCTGGTGGTCACCCTGGGGCTGCGGGACACCACCGTGGTGGAGACCACGGACGCGGTCTTCGTGGCCGCCAACGACAAGCTGGACAACATGAAGTCGGTCATCCGCCGCCTTAAGGACGCGGGCAGGCCCGAGACCGAGGCGCACAAGATCGTCTACCGTCCCTGGGGCAGCTTCGAGTCCATCTCGGCGGACGACCGGTTCCAGGTCAAGCGGATCATCGTCAAGCCGGGCGAGGTCCTGTCCCTGCAAAAGCATTTCCACCGGGCCGAGCACTGGGTGGTGGTCAAGGGGACCGCCCGGATCGTCAACGGGGACAATGAGTCCATCCTGTGCGAGGACGAATCCACGTACATCCCGCTGGGCAACATCCACCGCCTGGAAAACCCGGGCAAGATTCCCCTGGAACTCATCGAGGTCCAGACCGGCAGCTACCTGGGCGAGGACGACATCGTCCGGCTCGAGGACAAGTATAAACGCTAG